The Bosea sp. 685 DNA window CGCAGAGCGGCAGCTTGCCCTCGGCCAGGCGGTTCGAACCATATTTCTGGAACTCGGCCGGGGAGAGATCGACCTCCGGGCCGCCCGAGCAATAGGTGCATTTGTCCATCTTGCCGCGCGAACCGAAATTGCCGACCTTGGGATATTGCGGCGCCCCGAACGGACAGGCGTAGAAGCAATAGCCGCAGCCGATGCAGAGGTCCTTGTTGTGCAGCACGACGCCGTCGGCGGTGTTGTAGAAGCAGTCGACCGGGCAGACCGCCATGCAAGGCGCGTCCGTACAATGCATGCAGGCCATCGAGATCGAGCGCTCGCCCGGCTTGCCGTCATTGATGGTGACGACGCGGCGCCGGTTGATGCCCCAGGGCACCTCGTTCTCGTTCTTGCAGGCGGTGACGCAGGCATTGCATTCGATGCAGCGGTCGGCGTCGCAGAGGAATTTCATCCGGGCCATGATTCAGTTCCTCTTCACGCTGCGGCGATCTGGCAGAGCGTGACCTTGCCTTCATGCATGGCGGTCACCGGGTCGTAGCCATAGGTCGTGAGGGTGTTGACGGACTCGCCGAGCACGATCGGATCCAGCCCCTTGGGGTAGTTCCCACGCTGGTCGACGCCCTGGTAGAAGCCACCGAAATGGAAGGGCATGAAGGCGACGCCCTTGCCAACGCGCTCCGTCACCAGCGCCTTGACCTTGGCCTTGGAGTTGTTCTCCGGCCCCGAGACCCAGACGAAGGCGCCGTCCTTGATGCCGCGCTCGGTCGCGTCCTGCGGGTTGATCTCGACGAACATGTCCTGCTGCAATTCGGCGAGCCATTTGTTCGAGCGCGTTTCCTCGCCGCCGCCCTCATATTCGACGAGCCGGCCCGAGGTCAGGACGATCGGGAAGGATTTCGCGACGCCGCGCTCCACCGCCGCCTTCTGCATGGTGGTGTGGAGGTTGGGGATGCGCAAAGTCCGCTCGTCGGGACGCGCCGGCCATTTCGCCACGAGGTCGACACGCGGCGAGTAGATCGGCTCGCGATGGGTCGGGACCGGATCGGGCAGGTTCCAGGCATTGGCGCGGGCCTTGCCGTTGCCATAGGGCACACAGCCATGGCTGAGCGCGACGCGCTGGATGCCGCCCGACAGGTCGTTAGCCCAGTTCACCGTGTCGATCGCGTTGCCGCCGATCCAGGTAATGGTCGCGATCTCGGCCGGCGTCAGATCCTGATCCCAGCCGAGCTTTTTCAACATGCCCATGGTGAATTCGGGATAGCCGTCCTTGATCTCCGAATTCAGCGAGTAGGAGCCGTTCTCGGCCAGCAGCGTGACATTGACCTTGCTGCCGTCAGGCCTGGTCTCCTCACGCGTCAGGCCAAAGCGCGGGCGGAAGGTGCCACCGCCATTATTGGCCTCGAGCGCCGTGTTGTAGAGGATATGCGTGCCGGGATGCTTCAAGTCCGGCGTGCCCCAGCACGGCCAGGGCAAGCCGTAGAAGTCGTTTTCAACAGGCGAGCCCTTGGCGCCGCGCAGCGAGACCAGATCGAACTTGTCCTGGTGCTGCATGTGCAGCTTGAGGCGCTCGGGCGACTGCCCGGTATAGCCGGTGGACCAGCCGCCCTTGTTGATCTCGCGCAGGATCGATTCCGCCGAGGGCTCCAGGCCGTATTTGCCCTGCACCAGCTCGAGGGTCTTGAACATCGGCTCGGCGAAGCCGAGCTTCTGCGCCAGCTTGTAGATGACCCAGTAGTCATTGGCCGATTCGAAGATCGGATCGACGACCTTCTCGCCCCATTGCACCGAGCGGTTGGAGCAGGTGCGCGAGCCCGCGCATTCGAACTGCGTACCGATCGGCAGCAGATAGGTGCCGTTCTTGCGCTGACCGAGCGAGACGAAATTGGTCGGGTGCGGGTCGGCCACGACCAGCAATTCGAGCGTTTCCAGCCCCTTCACGGCGTCGGGCATGCGCGGGATGGTGTTGCCGCCATGGCCCATGACGATCATGGCCTTGAGGTTATCTTTCTGATCGACCTGCTCGGCGGGCATGTTGGCGGCGTCGAACCAGCGCGTCGAGGTGTGGCCCGAGGTCTCCATATTGGCCTTGGCCGTGCGGGCCGGGCGGCCGCCCTTGGCGGGCACCTCGTCGAAGCGCGTGACGAAATAGTCGTAATCGACGCCCCAGACGCGGGCCCAATGGCGCCAGGCGCCTTCGACCAGCCCGTAATAGCAAGGCAGATTCGAGATATCGAGGCCGAAATCGGTCGCGCCCTGCACGTTGCAATGGCCGCGGAAGATGTTGGCGCCGTTGCCGATGCCGCCGACATTGCCCGTGGCGAGCAGGAGGTTGCAGATCGCCCGGACGTTGGCCGTGCCAACCGAGTGCTGGGTCACACCCATGCACCAGATGAAGGTCGCCGGCTTGACCTTGGCGAAGGTCTCGGCGGCCCGCTTCAATTGCGCCTCGGGAACGCCGGTGATGTCCTCGACGGTCTTGGGGTCGTATTTCTCGACCTCCTTGCGGACATCGTCCATGCCGTAGACGCGGGCGGCGAGGAAGTCCTTATCCTCCCAGCCATTTTTGAAGATGTGCCACATCATGCCCCAGACCACCGCGATGTCGGTGCCGGAGCGGATGCGGATATAATCGGTCGCGTGGGCCGCCGTGCGGGTCAGGCGCGGATCGAAGACGATGACATTGGCCCGGTTGATCTCCTTGCCGCTCAGGATGTGCTGCATCGAGACCGGATGGGCCTCGGCCGCATTCGAGCCCATGAACATGATCGTCTTGGAGTTGCGGATGTCGTTGTAGGAGTTCGTCATCGCGCCGTAGCCCCAGGTGTTCGCGACACCTGCGACCGTGGTGGAGTGGCAGATGCGCGCCTGGTGGTCGACATTGTTGGTGCCCCAGAAGGCGGCGAACTTCCGGAACAGATAGGCGCCCTCATTGGAGAACTTGGCCGAGCCGAGCAGATAGACGGAATCGGCACCGGACTTGGCCCGGATCTGCATCATCTTGTCGCCGATCTCGCTGATCGCGACATCCCAGCTGATGCGCTGCCACTGCCCGTCGACCAGCTTCATCGGATACTTGATGCGGCGGTCGCCATGGGTCAGCTCGCGCACCGAGGCGCCCTTGGCGCAATGGCTGCCCCGGTTGATCGGGCTTTCCCAGGCCGGCTCCTGACCCACCCAGACGCCGTTGGCGACCTCGGCCTTGACGGTGCAGCCGACGGAGCAATGGGTGCAGATGTTCTTGACGATCTTGGTGCCGCTCGCCGGACCCAGCCCCTCCGCCGCATCCGCCTTGCGGACGGAGCCGATCTGGAGCGCGCCTGCGGCCGCGACGCCGCCGGCGACGAGGCCCGAACGCCGCAGGAAGGTGCGCCGGTCCATCACGCCCGAGGACAGGCCGGCCATGGCGGCCCGGAGCTTGCCGCGCTGAACATCGGCAGATTTGCGCTTGATGAGCATGGCGTTGCGCCCTCAGTAGCGGTTGACGCGATAGTAGTTCTTGACGTGCTCCGACTCTTGGTAGCGCGCCCTGGTCTCTTCCTTGCCTGGATCGACGGCTGCCGCCGGCGTCACCATGGCGGGCGTCACGGCCACCGCCGCGCCGGCACTGAGCGCCTTGAAGAAGCTGCGGCGGTCGAAGGCCGGCGTCACAGTCTCTTTGGGCTTTTGCTCTTTGGGCTTTTGCGACATCGTGGTCTCCTCCGCGCCGGGCAGGCTGGCGGACGTCATGACGGCAGCCTTGCGGCTTCCGTCTCGATGGACAGGAACAGGCTGCCGACGCGGCCGACGGCCCGGTAGAATTTCGAAGCCTTCGCAACCGCCAGATCGGCGAAGAGGCGCTCGCCCCAGGGCTCGATATGGCGCGCATAAAAGGCGCCCGCATCGACGCCCTCGCCCGCGAAGGCGCCGCGGATCAGATTCGCCATGATGTCCATCAGGATGGCGATATGGTCTTCCGGCTCGCCGGCGCGCTCGGCCCGGGCGATGCCGAGCTTGCCCATATCCTCGCGCACCAGCGCCAGCGGGCGCTCATGCAGGAAACCCGTCAGGTAATAGGAGGCGTAGGGCAGGATCTCGCCACGGCCGACGCCGATGAAGAGCTCGAAGAATTCGTCGCGCGCCGCTTCCGGCGTGAGCTCGGCGGCGGCCTCGGCCAAGGCGAAATGGGCCATGCCGAGCGGCGAGGCATCGCCCCGCAGGCCTTGCAGAACGGCCAGCGTCTCGGCCGTCGGTGCCCGCCAGAGCAAGGCTCCGATCAACTGGTATTCCTGGGCGCGCGCCTCGTCGATCTCATCGATCGCGGCCGACGAACCACCGTTCATCGAAGCGGGCTGGTGCGGCGCGGTCTCGATGGGATAGAGATCAGGTCGCAGGTCGGAGCGTGGCACGCCGGTATTGGCTTCGACGGAGAGCACGCGGTCGGCGGGAACACGCTTCCAGCTCGAAATCGCAGGCTGCGACACGCCCAGGCTGCGCGCCAATGCGCGCACCCCGCCGGCGGCACCGATCGCTCTTTCGAGTGCCGAATCACGCATCGCTTGCAGCGTTCCTCATCATCTCGCGGCGTTACTTCGCCGCTGAATCTTTAAGCGTGGTGATAATGAAGGCTTATCACCCTAGAATACAAGAATTCTAATCTGGACTTAGATTGGAATGGCTCCCCCGCCACGCTTGCGATGGGGAGTCTTCCGCTGCTCCGGCTCGGGATTATTTTGCGCCGCAGCGTAGACCCGATCCGGCGCGACCCGGCCTGTTTCGGCCTCTTCCGCCGGGTTCGTGCCTGCCTCGCTCACCCTGACATGCCCGACCGCAGCCGGCGCAGGCCGCTCATCTTGCAGCGCGGCGTCATGATTACGACTTCCGTCATGCGACGAAAGTTTATGCGACATGCAGTCTCCCGCGCCCTCATCCAGTCCAAAAAGAGCCGGATCGGGCTCCGGGGCATCGCCGAAGATGCCGCGCACCATCGCCTCGACATCGTCCGATTCCGTCAACGGGCCGTAGCCCGGCGCGCCGCCCGGCGTGTTCCAGTCGAGCGCATAGTCGCGGGCCGGATTCTCGAAATCGCGGATCGTCGGATCGCTCTCCCAGGCCCGCCGCATCGCCGCGAGCTTCCAGCTTTCGGGCACGTTCTGCTTGAGCCAATGGGCGACGTCGAAATCCTTGTCGATCAGATCGAGCGAGGGCGGCTCGACCATGTCCGGCTCGGATGCGGCGGCCTGCGGCTCAATTTCCCTCGGCAAGGCTTCCTTCGCCGGTAAGGCTTCCTCCGCCGGCAGCGCTTCGCTCACAGGCGATGGCGGGAGAGTCTCGCCTTGCTCCGCCACGGCGCGCTTGCGCCGCGACCAGCGCGTCAGGAAGCCTTCGTCGTCGGGATCGCCTGCGCGCGGGCTCATCTCT harbors:
- the fdh3B gene encoding formate dehydrogenase FDH3 subunit beta, whose amino-acid sequence is MARMKFLCDADRCIECNACVTACKNENEVPWGINRRRVVTINDGKPGERSISMACMHCTDAPCMAVCPVDCFYNTADGVVLHNKDLCIGCGYCFYACPFGAPQYPKVGNFGSRGKMDKCTYCSGGPEVDLSPAEFQKYGSNRLAEGKLPLCAEMCSTKSLLAGDGEIIAQIYKERVVKRGYGSGAWGWQTAYKETIAI
- a CDS encoding formate dehydrogenase subunit alpha, with amino-acid sequence MLIKRKSADVQRGKLRAAMAGLSSGVMDRRTFLRRSGLVAGGVAAAGALQIGSVRKADAAEGLGPASGTKIVKNICTHCSVGCTVKAEVANGVWVGQEPAWESPINRGSHCAKGASVRELTHGDRRIKYPMKLVDGQWQRISWDVAISEIGDKMMQIRAKSGADSVYLLGSAKFSNEGAYLFRKFAAFWGTNNVDHQARICHSTTVAGVANTWGYGAMTNSYNDIRNSKTIMFMGSNAAEAHPVSMQHILSGKEINRANVIVFDPRLTRTAAHATDYIRIRSGTDIAVVWGMMWHIFKNGWEDKDFLAARVYGMDDVRKEVEKYDPKTVEDITGVPEAQLKRAAETFAKVKPATFIWCMGVTQHSVGTANVRAICNLLLATGNVGGIGNGANIFRGHCNVQGATDFGLDISNLPCYYGLVEGAWRHWARVWGVDYDYFVTRFDEVPAKGGRPARTAKANMETSGHTSTRWFDAANMPAEQVDQKDNLKAMIVMGHGGNTIPRMPDAVKGLETLELLVVADPHPTNFVSLGQRKNGTYLLPIGTQFECAGSRTCSNRSVQWGEKVVDPIFESANDYWVIYKLAQKLGFAEPMFKTLELVQGKYGLEPSAESILREINKGGWSTGYTGQSPERLKLHMQHQDKFDLVSLRGAKGSPVENDFYGLPWPCWGTPDLKHPGTHILYNTALEANNGGGTFRPRFGLTREETRPDGSKVNVTLLAENGSYSLNSEIKDGYPEFTMGMLKKLGWDQDLTPAEIATITWIGGNAIDTVNWANDLSGGIQRVALSHGCVPYGNGKARANAWNLPDPVPTHREPIYSPRVDLVAKWPARPDERTLRIPNLHTTMQKAAVERGVAKSFPIVLTSGRLVEYEGGGEETRSNKWLAELQQDMFVEINPQDATERGIKDGAFVWVSGPENNSKAKVKALVTERVGKGVAFMPFHFGGFYQGVDQRGNYPKGLDPIVLGESVNTLTTYGYDPVTAMHEGKVTLCQIAAA
- a CDS encoding formate dehydrogenase — encoded protein: MTSASLPGAEETTMSQKPKEQKPKETVTPAFDRRSFFKALSAGAAVAVTPAMVTPAAAVDPGKEETRARYQESEHVKNYYRVNRY
- a CDS encoding Cro/CI family transcriptional regulator, translating into MRDSALERAIGAAGGVRALARSLGVSQPAISSWKRVPADRVLSVEANTGVPRSDLRPDLYPIETAPHQPASMNGGSSAAIDEIDEARAQEYQLIGALLWRAPTAETLAVLQGLRGDASPLGMAHFALAEAAAELTPEAARDEFFELFIGVGRGEILPYASYYLTGFLHERPLALVREDMGKLGIARAERAGEPEDHIAILMDIMANLIRGAFAGEGVDAGAFYARHIEPWGERLFADLAVAKASKFYRAVGRVGSLFLSIETEAARLPS
- a CDS encoding DUF3306 domain-containing protein; amino-acid sequence: MSPRAGDPDDEGFLTRWSRRKRAVAEQGETLPPSPVSEALPAEEALPAKEALPREIEPQAAASEPDMVEPPSLDLIDKDFDVAHWLKQNVPESWKLAAMRRAWESDPTIRDFENPARDYALDWNTPGGAPGYGPLTESDDVEAMVRGIFGDAPEPDPALFGLDEGAGDCMSHKLSSHDGSRNHDAALQDERPAPAAVGHVRVSEAGTNPAEEAETGRVAPDRVYAAAQNNPEPEQRKTPHRKRGGGAIPI